One region of Canis aureus isolate CA01 chromosome 31, VMU_Caureus_v.1.0, whole genome shotgun sequence genomic DNA includes:
- the TRA2B gene encoding transformer-2 protein homolog beta isoform X3, producing MSTRRRHVGNRANPDPNCCLGVFGLSLYTTERDLREVFSKYGPIADVSIVYDQQSRRSRGFAFVYFENVDDAKEAKERANGMELDGRRIRVDFSITKRPHTPTPGIYMGRPTYGSSRRRDYYDRGYDRGYDDRDYYSRSYRGGGGGGGGWRAAQDRDQIYRRRSPSPYYSRGGYRSRSRSRSYSPRRY from the exons ATGTCTACTCGCAGGCGTCATGTTGGGAATCGG GCAAATCCTGACCCCAACTGCTGTCTTGGAGTATTTGGATTGAGCTTGTACACTACAGAAAGAGATCTAAGAGAAGTGTTCTCTAAATATGGCCCCATTGCTGACGTGTCTATTGTATATGACCAGCAATCTAGGCGTTCCAGAGGATTtgcctttgtatattttgaaaatgtagacGATGCCAAGGAA GCAAAAGAGCGTGCCAATGGAATGGAGCTTGATGGACGTAGGATCAGAGTTGATTTCTCTATAACAAAAAGACCACATACCCCAACACCAGGAATTTACATGGGGAGACCTACCta TGGCAGCTCACGCCGTCGGGATTACTATGACAGAGGATATGATCGAGGCTATGATGATCGTGACTACTATAGCAGATCATACAG aggaggtggtggaggaggaggaggatggagagctGCTCAAGATAGGGATCAGATTTACAG AAGGCGGTCACCTTCTCCTTACTATAGTCGTGGAGGATACAGATCGCGTTCTAGATCTCGATCATACTCACCTC GTCGCTATTAA
- the TRA2B gene encoding transformer-2 protein homolog beta isoform X2, with product MSDSGEQNYGERESRSASRSGSAHGSGKSARHTPARSRSKEDSRRSRSKSRSRSESRSRSRRSSRRHYTRSRSRSRSHRRSRSRSYSRDYRRRHSHSHSPMSTRRRHVGNRANPDPNCCLGVFGLSLYTTERDLREVFSKYGPIADVSIVYDQQSRRSRGFAFVYFENVDDAKEAKERANGMELDGRRIRVDFSITKRPHTPTPGIYMGRPTYGSSRRRDYYDRGYDRGYDDRDYYSRSYRGGGGGGGGWRAAQDRDQIYRRSPSPYYSRGGYRSRSRSRSYSPRRY from the exons ATGAGCGACAGCGGCGAGCAGAACTACGGCGAGCGG GAATCCCGTTCTGCTTCCAGAAGTGGAAGTGCTCATGGATCTGGGAAATCTGCAAGGCATACCCCTGCAAGGTCTCGCTCCAAGGAAGATTCCAGGCGTTCCAGATCAAAGTCCAGGTCCAGATCTGAATCTAG GTCTAGATCCAGAAGAAGTTCTCGAAGGCATTATACAAGATCAAGATCTCGGTCCCGCTCCCATAGACGATCCCGTAGCAGGTCTTACAGTCGAGATTATCGAAGACGGCATAGCCACAGTCACTCTCCCATGTCTACTCGCAGGCGTCATGTTGGGAATCGG GCAAATCCTGACCCCAACTGCTGTCTTGGAGTATTTGGATTGAGCTTGTACACTACAGAAAGAGATCTAAGAGAAGTGTTCTCTAAATATGGCCCCATTGCTGACGTGTCTATTGTATATGACCAGCAATCTAGGCGTTCCAGAGGATTtgcctttgtatattttgaaaatgtagacGATGCCAAGGAA GCAAAAGAGCGTGCCAATGGAATGGAGCTTGATGGACGTAGGATCAGAGTTGATTTCTCTATAACAAAAAGACCACATACCCCAACACCAGGAATTTACATGGGGAGACCTACCta TGGCAGCTCACGCCGTCGGGATTACTATGACAGAGGATATGATCGAGGCTATGATGATCGTGACTACTATAGCAGATCATACAG aggaggtggtggaggaggaggaggatggagagctGCTCAAGATAGGGATCAGATTTACAG GCGGTCACCTTCTCCTTACTATAGTCGTGGAGGATACAGATCGCGTTCTAGATCTCGATCATACTCACCTC GTCGCTATTAA
- the TRA2B gene encoding transformer-2 protein homolog beta isoform X1 produces MSDSGEQNYGERESRSASRSGSAHGSGKSARHTPARSRSKEDSRRSRSKSRSRSESRSRSRRSSRRHYTRSRSRSRSHRRSRSRSYSRDYRRRHSHSHSPMSTRRRHVGNRANPDPNCCLGVFGLSLYTTERDLREVFSKYGPIADVSIVYDQQSRRSRGFAFVYFENVDDAKEAKERANGMELDGRRIRVDFSITKRPHTPTPGIYMGRPTYGSSRRRDYYDRGYDRGYDDRDYYSRSYRGGGGGGGGWRAAQDRDQIYRRRSPSPYYSRGGYRSRSRSRSYSPRRY; encoded by the exons ATGAGCGACAGCGGCGAGCAGAACTACGGCGAGCGG GAATCCCGTTCTGCTTCCAGAAGTGGAAGTGCTCATGGATCTGGGAAATCTGCAAGGCATACCCCTGCAAGGTCTCGCTCCAAGGAAGATTCCAGGCGTTCCAGATCAAAGTCCAGGTCCAGATCTGAATCTAG GTCTAGATCCAGAAGAAGTTCTCGAAGGCATTATACAAGATCAAGATCTCGGTCCCGCTCCCATAGACGATCCCGTAGCAGGTCTTACAGTCGAGATTATCGAAGACGGCATAGCCACAGTCACTCTCCCATGTCTACTCGCAGGCGTCATGTTGGGAATCGG GCAAATCCTGACCCCAACTGCTGTCTTGGAGTATTTGGATTGAGCTTGTACACTACAGAAAGAGATCTAAGAGAAGTGTTCTCTAAATATGGCCCCATTGCTGACGTGTCTATTGTATATGACCAGCAATCTAGGCGTTCCAGAGGATTtgcctttgtatattttgaaaatgtagacGATGCCAAGGAA GCAAAAGAGCGTGCCAATGGAATGGAGCTTGATGGACGTAGGATCAGAGTTGATTTCTCTATAACAAAAAGACCACATACCCCAACACCAGGAATTTACATGGGGAGACCTACCta TGGCAGCTCACGCCGTCGGGATTACTATGACAGAGGATATGATCGAGGCTATGATGATCGTGACTACTATAGCAGATCATACAG aggaggtggtggaggaggaggaggatggagagctGCTCAAGATAGGGATCAGATTTACAG AAGGCGGTCACCTTCTCCTTACTATAGTCGTGGAGGATACAGATCGCGTTCTAGATCTCGATCATACTCACCTC GTCGCTATTAA